One genomic region from Phocoena sinus isolate mPhoSin1 chromosome 3, mPhoSin1.pri, whole genome shotgun sequence encodes:
- the PEX11G gene encoding peroxisomal membrane protein 11C isoform X2: protein MRTLGYCCQLVGGVLVEQCPARSEVGTRLLALSSQLSHCRTVLRLFDDVAMFVYTKQYGLGAEEEAIFVRCVSVLGNLADQLYYPCEHIAWAADAKILHVESAPWLTLSTALWGLSLLLGIARSLWMVLKLRQRLRSPLAALTSRLPQGKRRDMEAQIRSEALTLLSNLADLANAVHWLPPGILWAGRFPPWLVGLLGTISSLLSMYQAVGAGGQAYATPDGPGSRNPDGGPSHGAAIAREGPGL, encoded by the exons ATGCGAACGCTGGGGTACTGCTGCCAGCTGGTGGGCGGGGTCCTGGTGGAACAATGTCCTGCCAGGTCAGAAGTGGGGACACGCCTGCTGGCACTGTCCTCCCAACTCAGCCACTGCAGGACCGTCCTGCGACTCTTTGATGACGTGGCCATGTTCGTCTACACCAAGCAGTACGGCCTGGGGGCAGAG GAGGAGGCCATCTTTGTCCGCTGTGTGTCTGTCCTGGGCAACCTGGCTGACCAGCTCTACTACCCCTGTGAGCACATCGCCTGGGCTGCCGACGCCAAAATCCTCCACGTGGAGTCTGCGCCGTGGTTAACACTGAGCACAGCCCTCTGgggcctctccctgctcctgGGGATTGCTAG GTCCCTGTGGATGGTCCTGAAGCTGAGACAGAGGCTGAGGAGCCCCCTGGCAGCCCTCACCAG CCGGCTGCCCCAGGGCAAGCGGAGGGACATGGAGGCCCAGATCCGGTCGGAGGCGCTGACCCTCCTGAGCAACCTGGCTGACCTGGCCAACGCAGTGCACTGGCTGCCCCCGGGCATCCTGTGGGCCGGCCGCTTCCCCCCGTGGCTGGTGGGCCTCCTGGGCACCATCTCCTCGCTCCTCAGCATGTACCAGGCAGTCGGGGCCGGCGGCCAGGCCTACGCCACCCCTGACGGACCGGGGAGCCGGAACCCTGACGGCGGCCCTTCCCACGGAGCAGCGATCGCCCGTGAGGGGCCAGGTCTTTAA
- the PEX11G gene encoding peroxisomal membrane protein 11C isoform X1: MVALSGLASALESYRGRDRLMRTLGYCCQLVGGVLVEQCPARSEVGTRLLALSSQLSHCRTVLRLFDDVAMFVYTKQYGLGAEEEAIFVRCVSVLGNLADQLYYPCEHIAWAADAKILHVESAPWLTLSTALWGLSLLLGIARSLWMVLKLRQRLRSPLAALTSRLPQGKRRDMEAQIRSEALTLLSNLADLANAVHWLPPGILWAGRFPPWLVGLLGTISSLLSMYQAVGAGGQAYATPDGPGSRNPDGGPSHGAAIAREGPGL; this comes from the exons ATGCGAACGCTGGGGTACTGCTGCCAGCTGGTGGGCGGGGTCCTGGTGGAACAATGTCCTGCCAGGTCAGAAGTGGGGACACGCCTGCTGGCACTGTCCTCCCAACTCAGCCACTGCAGGACCGTCCTGCGACTCTTTGATGACGTGGCCATGTTCGTCTACACCAAGCAGTACGGCCTGGGGGCAGAG GAGGAGGCCATCTTTGTCCGCTGTGTGTCTGTCCTGGGCAACCTGGCTGACCAGCTCTACTACCCCTGTGAGCACATCGCCTGGGCTGCCGACGCCAAAATCCTCCACGTGGAGTCTGCGCCGTGGTTAACACTGAGCACAGCCCTCTGgggcctctccctgctcctgGGGATTGCTAG GTCCCTGTGGATGGTCCTGAAGCTGAGACAGAGGCTGAGGAGCCCCCTGGCAGCCCTCACCAG CCGGCTGCCCCAGGGCAAGCGGAGGGACATGGAGGCCCAGATCCGGTCGGAGGCGCTGACCCTCCTGAGCAACCTGGCTGACCTGGCCAACGCAGTGCACTGGCTGCCCCCGGGCATCCTGTGGGCCGGCCGCTTCCCCCCGTGGCTGGTGGGCCTCCTGGGCACCATCTCCTCGCTCCTCAGCATGTACCAGGCAGTCGGGGCCGGCGGCCAGGCCTACGCCACCCCTGACGGACCGGGGAGCCGGAACCCTGACGGCGGCCCTTCCCACGGAGCAGCGATCGCCCGTGAGGGGCCAGGTCTTTAA